DNA from Halobaculum sp. XH14:
GTCGTCGGCCGCGGATTCGAGCGCCGCGTCGCGCTCGGCCAGCGCGGCCGCGTGGCCGTCGTGCGATTCCGCCAAGCGTGCAAGGGACTCGGCCAGCGCGTCCGGGGCGGGGGCGCCACGCGAATCGCGGGCGGCGACGCTCCCGACCGGGTCGAGCACGGCGTCGAGTTCCTCGCGGCTCACGTACGTCGCAAGGGGTTCACCCAGTACCTCCTCGGCGGCCGCGTCAAGATTTGCGGCGAGAGCGGCCCGAGAGCCCCCCGAGGCGGCAGCGTTCGCCGCCGAGGTGTCGGCCGGACTCTCGGTTTCGGCCGCGGCCGCCGCGACGAGTTCGTGGGCCGTGCGGAACGGCACGCCGGTCATCGCCAGCGCGTCCGCGACGCCCGTCGCCGTCGAGAACCCGGCGCCGGCGTCGGCCTCGCAGGCCTCGGCGTCCCACTCGGCGGTGGCGACCGCGCCGGCCGCGACCTCGGTCGCCTCGGTCACGGAATCGACCGCGTCCCAGGCGTGGGGGGTCGCGCGCTGCAGGTCGCGGTTGTACGCGCGGGGGAGCCCCTTCAGCGTCGTCAACAGCGCCGTCAGCGACCCGGTCGCGTCGCCCGCGACCGCGCGGACGAGTTCCAGCGTGTCGGGGTTCTTCTTCTGGGGCATGATCGAGGAGGTCGAGGAGTAGTCGTCCGAGAGGACGAGGTAGCCGTCCGCGGCGTGCTCGATCAGGTCCGTCGACAGCCCCGAGAGCGTCGTCGCCAGCGTCGCCAGCGCCGCGCACGACTCCGCGAGGAAGTCGCGGGCAGAGGAGGCGTCCGTCGAGTTCTCCACGACGCCGTCGAATCCGAGCAGGTCCGCCGTCCGCTCGCGGTCGATATCGAACGGCGTACCCGCGAACGCCGCCCCGCCGAGCGGCGAGCCGTTCGTCCGGTCGTAGGCGTCGAGCAGGCGCGCGGTGTCGCGCTCCAGCGCGCCGGCGTAGGAGGCGAGGAAGTGGCCCGCGGTCGTCGGCTGAGCGTACTGCCGGTGCGTGAACCCCGGCATCACGGTCTCGGCCTCGGCGGTCGCGGCCTCGAGCAGCGCCTCGCGGAGCGCGAGCGTCGCCTCGACGGCCGAGAGGAGGTCCGCGCGGAAGCGGTACCGGATGCAGGCGGCGACCTCGTCGTTGCGCGAGCGGGCGGTGTGCATCTTTCCGCCGTTCGGGCCGACGCGGTCGACGACGGCCGACTCGATGGCCTCGTGGACGTCCTCCCCGTCGGGGAGCGTCGAGTGGCCCGCGGCTTCGACGTCGTCGAGCGCGGCGAGGACGTCGGCGGCCTCGTCGTCGCCGATGATTCCCTGCTCGGTGAGCATGACCACGTGCGCGCGGTCGACCGCGAGATCGGCGGCGAAGATGCGCTCGTCGGCCGCGAGGCTCGACATGAACGAGCGGGCCGGGCCGTCCGCGAAGCGATCGCGCCGAATCACGGTGTCTTCGCCCTCCATGGTCGGTTCTACTCCCCGGCGCCGCCGTCGGTGGTCAGCGTCGCCTTCTCCTCCTCGTCCGTGCTCGCGTCCTCGGTCTCCTCCGTCGCGTTCGCCAGCACCTCGTTCGCCAGCCGCTCCTGGAAGCCGTGGTACTTGGCGACGCCCGTCGCGTCGGCCTGTTCGATGCCGTCGACCGTCTCCGTGTTGAACGAGGCGGCCGACTCGGAGTAGACGCCGAACTCGGAGTCGCGGGCGACCGGGCGTGCCTGCCCGCCCTGGAGTTTGATCGTGACGGTGCCGGTGACCTTCGACTGGCTGGCGTCGAGATAGCCCTCCAGCGAGGCCATGAGCGGCGTGTCGACGAGGCCCTCGTAGCCCTGCTGGGCCCACTCCTCGTCGACGGTCGCCTTGAAGTCGCGCTCGGACTTGGTGAGGACGAGCTGTTCGAGCGCCTCGTGGGCGGTGAGGAGGACGGTCGCGGCCGGGTGCTCGTAGTTCTCGCGCACCTTCAGCCCGAGCATGCGATCCTCCATCATGTCCGTGCGCCCGACGCCGTGCGCGCCCGCGAGTTCGTTCAGCTCCTCGATGAGCGCCACGGCGTCGAGTTCCTCCCCGTTCAGCGCGACGGCGTGGCCGTCCTCGAAGGTGACCTCGACGAGCTCCTCGCCGCCTGCCTCGCCGGGGGCGGCAGTCCAGTCGTAGATGTCCTCGGGCGGGACGTAGGTGGGGTCCTCGAGGTCGTCGCCCTCGACCGAGCGGGACCAGAGGTTCGTGTCGATGGACCAGGCGCCCTCGTTGCCGCTCTCGACGGGCAGGTCCTTCTCGTCGGCGTACTCGATCTCCCACTCGCGCGTCAGCCCGAGTTCGCGGACGGGCGCGATGACCTCGAGATCGGACGCGCGCCAGACGGCCTCGAACCTGAGCTGGTCGTTCCCCTTGCCGGTGCAGCCGTGCGCGACGGCCGCGCAGTCGTGCTCTTTCGCCACGTCGAGAATCTTCTCGGCGATGACGGGGCGCGCGAGCGCCGTCCCGAGCGGGTAGCCCTGGTAGGTCGCGTTCGCGCGCACGGAGTCGAGACAGAGGTCGGCGAACTCCGCCTTCGCGTCGACGACGTGGTGTTCCAGGTCGAGCGCCTCGGCGGTTTCGGCGGCCTCGTCGAACTCCTCCTCGGGCTGGCCGACGTCCACGGTCACGCCGATGACTTCGTCGTGCCCGTACTCCTCCTCGAGGAGCGGGACACAGACCGTCGTATCGAGTCCGCCGCTGAATGCAAGTGCCACGCGTGTCATTACCGACACCTGTGGCCTTCAGGGTATTAAATTCGGTGTTTTGGTATTTGGAATAAAATGGCGGAGTGCGGGCTCGGGGAGCCTGGTCGGCTGGGAATGCGGCAGCAAGCGGCGTGGGGAGAGGGGTGATAAGTGGGCTCAAAGGCCCGGTCGTCGCGGCGCTCGCGACGGGACGCGGACGCGTCGCTCGGTGGAAGAGCGGACGTGAGCGACGACGTCGTCCGTCATTACGAACGAGTACTGGCTACAGCGGCTTAAATCGTGCCGGTCCGGCAAACGTTGTGTGTCTCACCACGTCGGGATTCCCCGCTCGCTCGTCGGGCGAGGGTTCAAACCGGAAGCCGGGACCAGCGCCCCCGTGACCTGAGCGTCGCCGCCGGGGGCGACGCGGTCGTGCGGCTCATCCTCCGGCGGACCCGCGGAGCCGCCCGTCAGCCAGCAAGCGAACCTGCCGAGCGACGCGTCGTGCCGGGCGTCGGCCGGAGAGTCAGCCCGGGAAGAGGCTCGCGTGGACGGGTGCCCGCCGTTCCTTCCCCGCGTCCCCGCCGTCGGTCGCGGTCCCCTCGTCGCGGACCGCGCGACCGTCGACGCCGTCCGCGAGGAAGTCGCGGAGCGGCGGCCCGACCGACTCGGGTTCGACGAGGAACGCGTCGTGGCCGTGGTCCGAGTCGACGACGTGGTGGGCGACGGGCGCCCCGCCGTCCTCGAACGCCGCCGCCAGCGACCGCGACTGCTCGACGGTGAAGTGCCAGTCGGCCGAAAAGGAGAGCAGCAGCGCCTCTCCCTCGAACGCGGCGAGCGCGTCGGCGTCCGAGCCGTACTCCGCCGAGAGGTCGTAGTCGTCCATCGCCCGCGTCAGGTAGAGGTAGCTGTTCGCGTCGAACCGGTCGGTGAACCCGGCGGCGTTGTAATCGAGGTACGACTCCACCTCGCGGTAGGGGAAGAACGCGCCCGCCGGGTCCTCGGGGAACGCGTCCCGGCGGGCGTCGCGGCCGGCCGCGCGCCGGCCGAACTTCCGCTCCATCGACCCCTTCGAGAGGTACATCACGTGACCGAGCTGTCGGGCCAGGGCGAGCCCGTCGTCGGGGTCCGGCCCGTCGCCGTAGTACTCGCCGCCGTTCCAGTTCGCGTCGGTGGTGATGGCACGGCGTGCGACGGCGTCGATGGCGAGACACTGGGCGTCGAGCCGCGCTGCCGCCGCGATGGGGACGACGCGCCGGACGTCGTCCGGGTATCGCGTCGCCCAGTCGAGGGCGTTCATCCCGCCGACGCTGCCGCCGACGACCGCGTGGAGCCGGCCCACGCCGAGTTCGTCGAGCAGCCGTCGCTGCGCGCGCGTCCAGTCGCCGACCGTCACCGGCGGGAAGTTCGTCCCCCACGGCTCGCCGTCGGGGCCCTCGCTCGACGGGCCGGAGGAGCCGTAGCAGGAGCCGGGAACGTTCACGCAGACGACGTAGTACTCGGTCGTGTCGATCGCCTTCCCCGGCCCGACGACGTCGTTCCACCAGGCCCGCGCCTGGCCGGCGGTGGGCGTCCCGTCGTCCCCCTCCTCGCGCCAGCCCGAGTCGGTGACGTGGTGGCTCCCGGTGAGCGCGTGACAGACGAGCACCGCGTTCGAGCCGTCGAACTCGCCGTACGTCTCGTAGGCGAGTTCGAGGTCGTCGATCGTCTCGCCGCAGGCGAACCGGAACTCGCCGACCCCGGTCGTCTCCGCCATTCAGGACACCTCCGCGATGGCGCGGTCGAGGTCGGCGACGACGTCCTCGGGGTCCTCGATGCCGACCGAGAGCCGGAGGAGGTCCGGGCTGACGCCCGCGGCCCGCTGTTCCTCCTCGGTGAGCTGTGCGTGGGTCGTGCTCGCAGGGTGGATGAGGAGGCTGCGCGCATCGCCGATGTTGGCGAGAAAGGAGATCAGGTCAACTTCCTCGCAGAGCCGTTTCCCCGCCTCGAACCCGCCGTCCAGCCCGAACACGACCATGCCGCCGAAGTCGTCGAGGTAGCGGGCGGCGTGGTCGTGGGTCGGGTGCTCCGCGAAACCCGGGTACGTGACCCACGCCACGTCCGGGTGGTCCCGGAGGTGTTCGGCGACGACGCGGGCGTTCTCGCAGTGGCGCTCCATCCGCAGCGGGAGCGTCGAGAGCCCCTGGAGCGTCTGCCACGCGTCGAATGGCGACTGGCAGTTGCCGAGCGCGCGGACCGCCCGGTGGCGGACGACCTGCGCGAACGCCCGCTCGCCGTACCGCTCGGCGAAGTCGACGCCGAAGGCGGGGTTCTCCCCCGAGAGCTCCTCGTAGTCGGCGTCCGGGTGGTCCCACGGGAACGTCCCGCCGTCGACGAGGACGCCCCCGACCGTCGTGCCCGCGCCGTGGATCCACTTCGTCGTCGAGTTCCAGACGACGTCCGCGCCGTGTTCGATCGGGGTACAGAGCGCGGGCGTGCCGAACGTGTTGTCGACGACGAGCGGGACGGCGTGCTCGTGGGCCACGTCGGCGATCGCCTCGAAGTCGGGCGTGACCAGCGACGGGTTCGCGACGGTCTCGACGTGGACGAACGCCGTGTCCTCGTCGACCGCCTCGGCGTAGGCGTCGACGTCGGTCGTCGGCACCGTCCGGAGATCGACGCCGCGCCGACTGGCCATGTGGATGAAGTAGGCGCTCGTGCCGCCGTACATGTCGCTGCTGGCGACGACGTTCTCGCCCGCCCGGGCGAGCACGCTCGTCGCGGCGTCGACGGCGGCCATCCCCGAGGCGGTGGCGACCGCGTCGACCCCGCCCTCGAGGCTCGCGAGTCGCTCCTCCAGTACCCGCGTCGTCGGGTTCGAGATGCGTGTGTACACGTCGCCCTCCCGCTCCAGGGCGTACAGGTCAGCGGCCGTGTCGGCGTCCGTGAAGGCGTACGAGGTCGTCTGGTAGATGGGCGGTGCCCGGGCGCCCGTCTCGGGATCCCCGTCCCACCCGGCGTGGAGCGCTCGGGTGCGGGGGCCGCGTCCGTCCTCGTCGGTCATGTGCTAAACGAATAATTCTCCGTGGGGATATGCACGTCAGTTACGGCAAGTGGTGCCGCGGACGGGGCGGTCCCAAAACCCTTTATTGTGGACCGGGGGAAGCGGAGCCTATGCCAGCCATCGAGCTGCGGGGGGTCACGAAGCGGTACGGCGACGTGGTCGCCGTCCGCGATCTCGATCTCACGGTCGAGGAGGGGACCGTCTACGGCTTTCTGGGCCCGAACGGCGCGGGGAAATCGACGACCATCAACATGGTGCTCGACTTCGTCCGCCCGACGGAGGGGAGCGTCGAGGTGCTCTCCCGGGACGCCCAGGCCGAGTCGGTCGCCGTCCGCCGCCGGACCGGCGTCCTCCCCGAGGGGTACGACGTGTACGACCGGCTCACCGGCCGGAAGCACGTCGAGTTCGCCATGCGCTCGAAGGGCGTCGAGGGGGACCCGGAGAGCCTGCTCGAACGGGTCGGCATCGCCGACGCGGCCGACCGGAAGGCCGGCGGCTACTCGAAGGGGATGTGCCAGCGCCTCGCGCTCGGCATGGCGCTCGTGGGCGAGCCGGAACTGCTCATCCTCGACGAGCCGTCCTCGGGGCTCGACCCCGCGGGGGCCAAGGAGATGCGCGACATCGTCCGAACGGAGGCCGACCGCGGCGCGACGGTGTTCTTCTCCAGCCACGTGCTCGGACAGGTCGAGGCGGTCTGTGACCGCGTCGGCATCCTGCGCGAGGGCGAACTCGTCGCCGAGGACAGCATCGACGGCCTCCGCGACGCCGTCGGCGGCGAGGAGCAGCTCGTCGTCACCGTCGACGCGGCGAGCGAGGACGACGTCGAGTCGCTCCGCGCGCTCGACGGCGTCTCCTCGGCCAGCACCGACGGCGGCACCGTCACGGTGTCGTGTTCCAGCGACGCGAAGACGGCCGTCATCTCCACGCTGGAGGGCGAGGGCGTCGCCGTGAAGGACTTCTCCACCGAGGAGGCGTCCCTGGAGGACCTGTTCCTCCACTACGCGGAGGGACGTGACGTCGCCGAAACCGGGGAGGTTTCCGCATGAGCCTGGGGGCCGTCGCGCGCAAGGACTTCGAGGACGCGGTGCGGTCGCGCTGGCTGCTCGCGCTCTCGGCGCTGTTCGTCGTGCTCGTCTCGCTGGCCGTGTATCTCATCCGCCCCGCGGCGGGCCAGACCGCCCCCTCGAACGCGGTGTTGAACTACATCCTCGTCAAGGACGGCCTGGTCACGACGCTCATCCCGCTCATCGCGCTCGTCGTCTCCTACTCGGCCGTGGTCGGCGAGCGCGACTCGGGCTCGCTGAAGCTACTGCTCTCGCTGCCGCATTCGCGGGCAGAGGTCGTGTTCGGCAAGGTGCTCGGCCGCTCGGGAGCCATCTCGGTGCCGGTGCTCGTCGGCTTCCTCCTTCCGGGGTTCCTGCTCGTCGTGGTCCCCGGCGTCCGGTTCCTCCCCGGCTACTACGTCGGCTACACGCTGCTCACGGCGCTGCTGGCGGCCGTGTTCGTCGCCATCGCCGTCGGGTTCTCGGCGGCGATGTCGTCCCAGCGGCTCGCGGTCGGGGGGGCGGTCGGCATCTACTTCCTGTTCGTCCCGCTGTGGGGCGTCATCCAGTTCCCGCTCCGGCTCTATCTGGGCGTCGGCGGCGGTCCGAGCTGGCTCCCGGTCTCCGGGACGGGCCTACTCAACTTCCTCCAGCTGCTCAACCCGACCGGCTCGTTCAAGATCGTGGTGAACGCGTTCATGGCCGGCTCGCTGTTCACGAGCGCGCAGGGCGTCCGTCCCGTCGACATGCAGATCGCCGCGGTCGTGATGCTCGTCGCCTGGCTGCTCGTGCCGCCGCTGCTGGGGCTGTGGCAGTTCGAACGGGCCGACCTCTGATCGGCTTCTCTCCGGCGACTTTTCGCTGGTCGCAGTTGAGCGTTCAGTCTCCGCGAACGGGTCGAGAGTCTCCGTGACTCCCGGCTCAGCCGCTGGTTCGGTCGTCGCTTCGACTGCCTCGAAAGCCCCCGCGATGCTCGACTCGGTGGGGCCGCCGTCGTTCGAAGATCGAAGGTTTTCGTGATGCTGTCGGATTCCGTCGGGATCCGACCGTCGACGGGAAACCGACGGGTTCCCGTACTGACGAACGGCGCTCGCGCCGTTCGAACCACGCTCCTCGGCTCACTCACGTCGCTCGTTCGCCCGCGGTGCTCGTCCCTCGCGCGCGTCTGCTCGCCCCTCCGGGGCTCGCCGTCACGCGCGCCGGAGCCGACTCACTCCTCGTCGTCCGGCGGCCAGACGAGTCCGTGCTCGCGCAGTAGCGCCGAGAACTCGCCCTCGTCGACGGTCGGGACGTCGTTCGCGTCCGCGTCCTCCCGCTTGCTCGCGCCGGGATTCTCCCCGACGACCAGATAGTCGGTGTTGCCCGAGACGCTCCCCGTCGCGTTCGCGCCGTGGCGCTGGACCAGGTCCTCGGCCGCGCTCCGGGGTGCCGAGAGCGCGCCGGTGAACACGAACGTCAGCCCGTCGAGTTCGTCCGCGTCGTCGGGCGTCTCCGCCTCCCGGGGCGAGACGAACTCGAGGAGTTCGTCGATGACGGCCGCGTTCTCCTCGCTGGCGAAGAAGTCCCGCACGGTCGCGGCGACGATCTCGCCGACGTCGTCCACGTCCGCGAGTTCGGATTCGCTCGCGGTCCTGACCGCGTCGACGGTGCCGAACTGGCGCGCGAGGTTGCGCGCGGTCGCGCCGCCGACCTCCGGGACGCCCAGCGCCGCGAGGAAGTCCGAAAGCGGCGGTTCCCGGGACGCCTCGATCTCGGCGACGAGGTTGTCCGCGCTGGTCTCGCCCCAGCCCTCCAGGGAGGCAAGTTCGTCGCGCCGGTCCGGCAGGCGGTAGAGGTCCGGCAGCGACTCGACCAGTCCTGCCTCCCGAAGCTGTTCGACCGACTCCTCGCCCAGCCCCTCGATGTCGAGGCCGCCGCGGCTGGCGTAGTGGACCACCGCGCGCTCGGCCTGCGCCTCGCAGGCCAGCCCGCCGGTGCAGAACGCGAGCGGACCGTCCCGCTCCACCGCGCTCCCGCAGACCGGGCAGGTCTCGGGGAACGCGTACGGCTCGTCGCTCCGGGACTCGACGACCTCCGCGACCTGCGGGATGACGTCGCCCGCTCGTTTGACCCGGACCCGGTCGCCGACGTTGACGCCCAGCCGGTCGATCTCGTCGGGGTTGTGCAGCGTCGCCCGCGAGACGGTGACGCCCCCGACGTCCACGGGGTCGAGCAGCGCGACGGGAGTGAGCCGGCCCGTCCGGCCGACCTGGACGACGACGTCGGTGATGGTCGTCACCTCCGCGCGTGCGGGGAACTTGTACGCGAACGCCCAGCGGTACGAACGCGCCGTGGTCCCGAGCTCCTCGCAGAGCGCGAGGTCGTTCACCTTGATGACGACCCCGTCGATCTCGTAGTTCAGGTCCTCGCGCTCCTCGAGCAGGCGGTTCCGGTACTCGACCGCGTCCTCGACGTCGCCGACCAGTTCGACCCGGTCGTTCGTCTTCAGCCCGAAGTCGTCCAGTATCGAGAGCCCCTCCCACTGGGTCGCCGGGGCGTCCCGGCCACCGTCCTCCCAGCCCAAAACGTCATAACAGAAGCAGTCCAGCGGCCGCCGTGCGACGGCGTCGACGTCGAGTTGCCGCAGCGTGCCCGCCGCCGCGTTCCGGGGGTTGGCGAACGGCTCCTCGCCGCGCTCGACCCGCTCGCGGTTGTGCTCCCGGAACGCGTCCCGGGGGATGTACACCTCGCCACGGACCGCGAGAAACTCGGGCGGGTCGCCGCCGAGGCGATCCGGAATCGAGCGGATCGTCCGCACCTGCTCGGTCACGTCGTCGCCCCGCTCGCCGTCGCCGCGCGTCGCTGCCTGCACGAAGCTGCCGTCCTCGTAGACGAGTTCGACCGAGAGGCCGTCGAACTTCGGCTCGCAGGTGTACTCGACGTCGCCGCCACCGCCGTCGTCCCGACCGCCGACTTCCCGCCGGACGCGCTCGTCGAAGTCCCGCACGTCAGCCGCCTCGCCGGACTGGTCGATCGAGAGCATCGGCACCACGTGCTCGACGGTCTCCAGTTCGTCCAGCGTCGTGCCGCCGACGCGCTGGGTCGGCGACTCGGCCGTGTCGAGGTCGAAGGCGTCCTCCAGTTCCGCGAGCCTTGCGAACAGCCGGTCGTACGTCCGGTCGGCGATCAGCGGGTCGTTCTCGGCGTAGTAGCGGTAGTCGTGCTCGCGGAGTGCCGCGCGGAGCAGGGCGGCCTCCGACTCGGCCGCCTCGCGGGGGAGCGAGTCGGCGGACGCGAACTCCGTGTCCGGGTCGAGCAGGAAGGGGTTGTCCGGGTCGGCGAATCGGAGCTCATCGGCGTCGAGCCCGGCGGCGTCGGTCATCGACCGGATCTGGGAGCGCCGCGCCGTAAAACCACGCGACTCCGAGCGAGGGGCGCTCGCCCCCGAGGCCGGCCGTCTCGAGGCGCGGCCCGCGGAGGCGAGGCTTGCACCCCCCGCGAGGCTTATCCCGCCCGCGCCGGAACCGGACGGTATGACCGACGACGACTTCCTGCTGCTCAACCCCGGGCCGGTGCCGGTCCGCGAGGAGGTGCTGGCGGCGATGAGCGAGCCGATGGTCTCGCACCGCTCGGCCGACTTCGAGGCCGTCTACGAGCGCGCCCAGGACGGGCTCGACTACGTGTTCGAGCACTCGGACCCGGACGGCGAGTCGACGTCCAGCGGCGGGACGAGCCTGATCCTCAACGGCACCGCGACGATGGGGATGGAGGCGGCCGTCGCCAACCTCGTCGGCGAGAGCGACGAGGTCGTCTCGCTCGTCAACGGGAAGTTCGGCCGGCGCTTCGCCCGCATCGCCGAGCGCCACACCGACGAGGTGTACCGCGTCGAGGCCGACTGGGGCGAGTCCGTCGACGTCGCCAACGTCGAGGCGGCGGTCTCCGAGCAGACGGCGCTGGTGACGATGGTCCACAACGAGACCTCGACCGGCCTGCTCAACCCCGCCGAGACGGTCGGCGAGATCGCGGCCGAGCACGACGCCCGGTTCGTCGTCGACGGCGTGACGAGCATCGGCGGCGACGAGTTCCGGATCGACGACTGGAACGTCGACGTCGCGCTCACCGACGC
Protein-coding regions in this window:
- the ligA gene encoding NAD-dependent DNA ligase LigA, which codes for MTDAAGLDADELRFADPDNPFLLDPDTEFASADSLPREAAESEAALLRAALREHDYRYYAENDPLIADRTYDRLFARLAELEDAFDLDTAESPTQRVGGTTLDELETVEHVVPMLSIDQSGEAADVRDFDERVRREVGGRDDGGGGDVEYTCEPKFDGLSVELVYEDGSFVQAATRGDGERGDDVTEQVRTIRSIPDRLGGDPPEFLAVRGEVYIPRDAFREHNRERVERGEEPFANPRNAAAGTLRQLDVDAVARRPLDCFCYDVLGWEDGGRDAPATQWEGLSILDDFGLKTNDRVELVGDVEDAVEYRNRLLEEREDLNYEIDGVVIKVNDLALCEELGTTARSYRWAFAYKFPARAEVTTITDVVVQVGRTGRLTPVALLDPVDVGGVTVSRATLHNPDEIDRLGVNVGDRVRVKRAGDVIPQVAEVVESRSDEPYAFPETCPVCGSAVERDGPLAFCTGGLACEAQAERAVVHYASRGGLDIEGLGEESVEQLREAGLVESLPDLYRLPDRRDELASLEGWGETSADNLVAEIEASREPPLSDFLAALGVPEVGGATARNLARQFGTVDAVRTASESELADVDDVGEIVAATVRDFFASEENAAVIDELLEFVSPREAETPDDADELDGLTFVFTGALSAPRSAAEDLVQRHGANATGSVSGNTDYLVVGENPGASKREDADANDVPTVDEGEFSALLREHGLVWPPDDEE
- a CDS encoding ABC transporter ATP-binding protein; protein product: MPAIELRGVTKRYGDVVAVRDLDLTVEEGTVYGFLGPNGAGKSTTINMVLDFVRPTEGSVEVLSRDAQAESVAVRRRTGVLPEGYDVYDRLTGRKHVEFAMRSKGVEGDPESLLERVGIADAADRKAGGYSKGMCQRLALGMALVGEPELLILDEPSSGLDPAGAKEMRDIVRTEADRGATVFFSSHVLGQVEAVCDRVGILREGELVAEDSIDGLRDAVGGEEQLVVTVDAASEDDVESLRALDGVSSASTDGGTVTVSCSSDAKTAVISTLEGEGVAVKDFSTEEASLEDLFLHYAEGRDVAETGEVSA
- the argH gene encoding argininosuccinate lyase, which translates into the protein MEGEDTVIRRDRFADGPARSFMSSLAADERIFAADLAVDRAHVVMLTEQGIIGDDEAADVLAALDDVEAAGHSTLPDGEDVHEAIESAVVDRVGPNGGKMHTARSRNDEVAACIRYRFRADLLSAVEATLALREALLEAATAEAETVMPGFTHRQYAQPTTAGHFLASYAGALERDTARLLDAYDRTNGSPLGGAAFAGTPFDIDRERTADLLGFDGVVENSTDASSARDFLAESCAALATLATTLSGLSTDLIEHAADGYLVLSDDYSSTSSIMPQKKNPDTLELVRAVAGDATGSLTALLTTLKGLPRAYNRDLQRATPHAWDAVDSVTEATEVAAGAVATAEWDAEACEADAGAGFSTATGVADALAMTGVPFRTAHELVAAAAAETESPADTSAANAAASGGSRAALAANLDAAAEEVLGEPLATYVSREELDAVLDPVGSVAARDSRGAPAPDALAESLARLAESHDGHAAALAERDAALESAADDLETAVSEYV
- the metX gene encoding homoserine O-acetyltransferase MetX yields the protein MAETTGVGEFRFACGETIDDLELAYETYGEFDGSNAVLVCHALTGSHHVTDSGWREEGDDGTPTAGQARAWWNDVVGPGKAIDTTEYYVVCVNVPGSCYGSSGPSSEGPDGEPWGTNFPPVTVGDWTRAQRRLLDELGVGRLHAVVGGSVGGMNALDWATRYPDDVRRVVPIAAAARLDAQCLAIDAVARRAITTDANWNGGEYYGDGPDPDDGLALARQLGHVMYLSKGSMERKFGRRAAGRDARRDAFPEDPAGAFFPYREVESYLDYNAAGFTDRFDANSYLYLTRAMDDYDLSAEYGSDADALAAFEGEALLLSFSADWHFTVEQSRSLAAAFEDGGAPVAHHVVDSDHGHDAFLVEPESVGPPLRDFLADGVDGRAVRDEGTATDGGDAGKERRAPVHASLFPG
- a CDS encoding O-acetylhomoserine aminocarboxypropyltransferase/cysteine synthase family protein gives rise to the protein MTDEDGRGPRTRALHAGWDGDPETGARAPPIYQTTSYAFTDADTAADLYALEREGDVYTRISNPTTRVLEERLASLEGGVDAVATASGMAAVDAATSVLARAGENVVASSDMYGGTSAYFIHMASRRGVDLRTVPTTDVDAYAEAVDEDTAFVHVETVANPSLVTPDFEAIADVAHEHAVPLVVDNTFGTPALCTPIEHGADVVWNSTTKWIHGAGTTVGGVLVDGGTFPWDHPDADYEELSGENPAFGVDFAERYGERAFAQVVRHRAVRALGNCQSPFDAWQTLQGLSTLPLRMERHCENARVVAEHLRDHPDVAWVTYPGFAEHPTHDHAARYLDDFGGMVVFGLDGGFEAGKRLCEEVDLISFLANIGDARSLLIHPASTTHAQLTEEEQRAAGVSPDLLRLSVGIEDPEDVVADLDRAIAEVS
- a CDS encoding argininosuccinate synthase, translating into MTRVALAFSGGLDTTVCVPLLEEEYGHDEVIGVTVDVGQPEEEFDEAAETAEALDLEHHVVDAKAEFADLCLDSVRANATYQGYPLGTALARPVIAEKILDVAKEHDCAAVAHGCTGKGNDQLRFEAVWRASDLEVIAPVRELGLTREWEIEYADEKDLPVESGNEGAWSIDTNLWSRSVEGDDLEDPTYVPPEDIYDWTAAPGEAGGEELVEVTFEDGHAVALNGEELDAVALIEELNELAGAHGVGRTDMMEDRMLGLKVRENYEHPAATVLLTAHEALEQLVLTKSERDFKATVDEEWAQQGYEGLVDTPLMASLEGYLDASQSKVTGTVTIKLQGGQARPVARDSEFGVYSESAASFNTETVDGIEQADATGVAKYHGFQERLANEVLANATEETEDASTDEEEKATLTTDGGAGE
- a CDS encoding ABC transporter permease subunit — its product is MSLGAVARKDFEDAVRSRWLLALSALFVVLVSLAVYLIRPAAGQTAPSNAVLNYILVKDGLVTTLIPLIALVVSYSAVVGERDSGSLKLLLSLPHSRAEVVFGKVLGRSGAISVPVLVGFLLPGFLLVVVPGVRFLPGYYVGYTLLTALLAAVFVAIAVGFSAAMSSQRLAVGGAVGIYFLFVPLWGVIQFPLRLYLGVGGGPSWLPVSGTGLLNFLQLLNPTGSFKIVVNAFMAGSLFTSAQGVRPVDMQIAAVVMLVAWLLVPPLLGLWQFERADL
- a CDS encoding pyridoxal-phosphate-dependent aminotransferase family protein, which produces MTDDDFLLLNPGPVPVREEVLAAMSEPMVSHRSADFEAVYERAQDGLDYVFEHSDPDGESTSSGGTSLILNGTATMGMEAAVANLVGESDEVVSLVNGKFGRRFARIAERHTDEVYRVEADWGESVDVANVEAAVSEQTALVTMVHNETSTGLLNPAETVGEIAAEHDARFVVDGVTSIGGDEFRIDDWNVDVALTDAQKAIETPPGVSAMYLTDGVEEHVDGESAPFYEDLDWHLRKADQHQTPFTSAVPLFRALAVAVEGIESETMPTRIARHRRQSAAFREGFVGMGLDLFANPEGPSELSNTVTAIALPDSVRGDAADFFDAVAERNVSISGGQAHLGGEIFRVSNMGSLPDEQILRGVRTVGEAMTDAGVDVDLAVGIAAAEERLE